A single region of the Ancylobacter novellus DSM 506 genome encodes:
- a CDS encoding ABC transporter substrate-binding protein encodes MNLSRKEFLRLAIASGASAAFGLPRASLAAGLTGTVSYLTYEALPTTKKVTGELVAALEAANPGLKINVLFTSPEAVRKQVSSMLQSGSAPDLVNLDLEDAVLYGHAGLLEPVTSIVSKIENLPDRWRARLDGQDFFVPMGVKFTYSWYRSDLLEKAGLTPPKTWDEFQSAAAKLTGNGQYGYVVNSNETGDQPVSTLFSYAFSNGVNFIDDDGNILFAEGDNRAALADTLRFLAAMSKFSPSGAGFTWGDIINSFASGKVAMADYIGSRLYSVVAQNNPALAQFTKPFVQPYGKSPANRLSAEGFMVFRNAPNKEAAKAIAVYLREGRRYFDYLWSIPLHVLPTTKEAFLGDFQQDPFVRDHQDIAKVVEASWDVARNPVYDLNGKKAAWQRARIYTSTVYNKMLATVIQAGGDPNAAIEQAAKSAKSLLKNG; translated from the coding sequence ATGAATCTATCCCGCAAGGAGTTCTTGAGACTCGCGATCGCCAGCGGAGCCTCCGCTGCCTTTGGCTTGCCGCGTGCGAGCCTCGCCGCCGGCCTCACCGGCACCGTCAGCTACCTCACCTATGAGGCGCTTCCGACGACAAAGAAGGTGACCGGCGAATTGGTCGCGGCCCTCGAGGCAGCCAATCCTGGACTGAAGATCAATGTGCTCTTCACGTCGCCGGAAGCCGTGCGCAAGCAGGTATCGTCCATGTTGCAGAGCGGATCGGCGCCCGATCTCGTCAACCTCGATCTGGAGGACGCGGTTCTCTACGGCCATGCGGGTTTGCTGGAGCCGGTAACGTCGATCGTCAGCAAGATCGAGAACCTTCCCGACCGTTGGCGCGCTCGCCTCGACGGACAGGACTTTTTCGTGCCGATGGGCGTGAAGTTCACCTACAGCTGGTATCGCTCGGACCTGTTGGAGAAGGCTGGCCTTACTCCGCCGAAGACCTGGGACGAGTTTCAGTCCGCAGCTGCTAAACTGACGGGCAACGGACAGTATGGTTACGTCGTCAACTCCAATGAAACTGGCGACCAGCCGGTTAGCACGCTGTTTAGCTACGCGTTCTCGAATGGCGTGAACTTCATCGATGACGACGGGAATATCCTGTTCGCCGAAGGTGACAACAGGGCGGCCCTTGCCGATACACTTCGCTTCTTGGCAGCAATGTCGAAATTCTCGCCAAGTGGCGCCGGATTTACCTGGGGCGACATCATCAATTCGTTCGCCTCGGGCAAGGTCGCGATGGCCGATTATATCGGCTCGCGTCTGTACTCCGTGGTTGCGCAGAATAATCCCGCTCTCGCGCAGTTCACAAAACCGTTCGTCCAGCCTTATGGGAAGTCACCTGCAAATCGCCTTTCGGCCGAAGGCTTCATGGTCTTCCGCAACGCGCCCAATAAGGAAGCCGCGAAAGCCATAGCCGTCTATCTGCGCGAAGGGCGTCGCTACTTCGACTATCTTTGGTCAATCCCTCTCCACGTGCTGCCGACGACCAAAGAGGCGTTCCTCGGCGATTTTCAGCAGGACCCGTTCGTGCGGGACCATCAGGACATCGCCAAGGTGGTGGAAGCCTCGTGGGATGTGGCGCGCAATCCGGTCTATGACCTCAACGGCAAGAAGGCTGCCTGGCAGCGCGCGCGGATCTACACCAGCACGGTCTACAACAAGATGCTGGCAACGGTCATTCAGGCCGGCGGCGATCCCAATGCAGCCATCGAGCAGGCGGCAAAATCAGCCAAGTCACTTCTGAAAAACGGCTGA
- a CDS encoding carbohydrate ABC transporter permease: MASTRRSILPTVLIGLYLIPAAFPFYWILKSALERPEDVYNPHLLPRGFSLNNFAELIHSTSFATNALNSLQVALISSILVVCCSALGGYALARGNLPHKALIAKVVLFSYMFPEVLLGIPFFAMFQKMGLINSLGGLAVAHITLSLPFGLWLMWQFYQSLPQSYEEAAEIDGASRFQVFLLVMVPLSLPALAAVFIFAFAASWNDYVLGLMLIRDDKNFTLPIAMSLFVQQTELNWAVIQAANFLLAVPGLLLVLFGRKYLVRGFQTSGLAN; this comes from the coding sequence GTGGCTAGCACGCGACGTTCCATTCTGCCGACGGTCCTTATTGGGCTCTATCTGATCCCCGCCGCCTTCCCGTTCTACTGGATACTTAAGTCTGCGCTGGAGCGGCCCGAGGATGTGTACAATCCCCACCTCCTGCCGCGCGGTTTTTCGCTCAACAACTTCGCAGAACTTATTCATTCCACTAGTTTTGCGACCAACGCGCTTAACAGCCTGCAGGTAGCCCTCATCAGCAGCATTCTCGTCGTCTGTTGTAGTGCATTGGGAGGCTACGCGCTGGCTCGGGGAAATCTGCCCCATAAGGCGCTCATCGCTAAGGTGGTGCTGTTTTCCTACATGTTCCCCGAGGTTCTCTTGGGTATCCCCTTCTTCGCCATGTTTCAGAAGATGGGGCTTATCAATTCCCTGGGGGGACTTGCTGTCGCACACATCACCCTCAGCCTCCCATTCGGGCTTTGGCTTATGTGGCAATTCTATCAGTCCTTGCCTCAGTCTTACGAAGAGGCGGCGGAGATAGATGGCGCTAGCCGATTTCAGGTCTTTCTCCTGGTCATGGTGCCTCTTTCATTACCGGCGCTGGCTGCGGTCTTTATCTTCGCTTTTGCGGCGTCATGGAACGACTACGTTCTGGGGCTGATGCTTATCCGCGACGACAAAAACTTTACCTTGCCGATCGCGATGAGCCTTTTCGTCCAGCAAACAGAGCTCAACTGGGCCGTCATACAGGCCGCCAATTTCCTGCTTGCCGTTCCCGGACTGCTTCTTGTGCTGTTTGGGCGCAAGTACCTGGTTCGCGGCTTCCAGACGAGCGGACTGGCCAACTGA
- a CDS encoding carbohydrate ABC transporter permease, whose product MTNLSVSKWRRPDFTTVAFVSVAGLFLAVMIVPVTWAIILGFTNSGPFSARLTYAGLSNFVDTFADEAFWRALLIGTIYAVVCTVLEVVLGVAIAILIFRYGHAAATTFVLMPYMIPTVTTALVWRWMTDSLNGIFNVMLMKWGLVGAPIEFTSSGALAMSLVVVASVWQFTPFVVLVILANLGTISSSIYEAGKVDGTNWWQELIYITLPIIRASILLVILLRGIWMFNRFDVIWLLTSGGPLGSTTTLPLYAYVQAFGNNDYGLAGAASTIIFMILLVFGIIYIRVFQPEKEVARG is encoded by the coding sequence ATGACGAATCTTTCCGTTTCAAAATGGCGGCGACCCGACTTTACGACGGTTGCTTTCGTGTCGGTCGCTGGCCTCTTTCTTGCGGTGATGATCGTTCCGGTCACCTGGGCGATCATCCTTGGATTTACGAACAGCGGGCCGTTCAGTGCACGCCTGACCTATGCTGGCCTCAGCAACTTCGTCGACACCTTTGCCGACGAAGCCTTCTGGCGGGCGCTGCTGATCGGCACAATCTACGCGGTCGTTTGCACCGTTCTGGAGGTGGTTCTCGGAGTTGCCATCGCCATCCTGATCTTCAGGTACGGACATGCGGCCGCGACGACGTTCGTCCTGATGCCCTACATGATCCCAACAGTGACGACCGCCCTCGTTTGGCGCTGGATGACCGACAGCCTCAACGGTATCTTCAACGTCATGTTGATGAAATGGGGGCTGGTAGGCGCACCTATAGAGTTCACAAGTTCCGGTGCACTTGCAATGTCACTGGTAGTGGTGGCGAGCGTATGGCAGTTCACGCCGTTTGTCGTGCTGGTTATTCTAGCTAATCTCGGCACCATTTCCTCTAGTATTTACGAGGCTGGCAAAGTAGATGGCACGAATTGGTGGCAGGAGCTCATCTACATTACCCTCCCCATCATTCGGGCGTCGATCTTGCTGGTCATCCTCCTGCGCGGCATCTGGATGTTCAATCGGTTCGATGTGATTTGGCTTCTCACATCGGGTGGGCCGCTGGGGTCAACTACCACGTTGCCGCTATACGCTTACGTCCAGGCCTTCGGCAACAATGACTATGGCCTTGCCGGAGCGGCATCTACTATCATTTTCATGATCTTGCTGGTGTTCGGAATCATTTACATCCGCGTATTCCAGCCAGAAAAGGAGGTCGCTCGTGGCTAG